The following DNA comes from Athene noctua chromosome 1, bAthNoc1.hap1.1, whole genome shotgun sequence.
GGATTCATAAACCACAGGTAATGCGAACTTCTCTCCCCCTATTCCACAGCACTCCCACTAGGAAGTTGCTTCTTCTCCAGAGAGTCTCCCTGCTCGAGCGTGAGGGACTCAGTAAATGAGCTGGTGCATTCAGCACCTTGCTGGGAGGCTTTTGGGAAGGGAAAATTGCACTGAGTCCTCACAAAGTGCTGGTGCACATGCCAGTGTGCCTGTGCAGAGGCAGTGGAGGGGTCTGCTGGGGAGTTAGGGGCAGAGCCAGTCTTCTACAACCTCTTTTCCTGCTCAAACCAGatgattttcctgaaaaaaattggACAAATTTGACAAGCAAGGTTTGCAGGGAGATGGTATATACAAACATgtacttatttttgttttattttcactgggTGTGTGGGAAAAGGTGGTAAGCTTTTGAACTCGGTGTCCCTATTGTTTTTTCTATCATTTGGCTTAATAAAAGATACTGCCTCTCCCTACAAatcttgtttctcttctgtaatATGGCTGCACAGATAACGGCAGTTGTTTATATCCTCACAAATTAATGTGACTGTAATGGCTACCTCTCAGACTCCAAAAGAGAATGTAGGAATCAAAGTCATGGGAAGTATCAATTTTTATTACACTGCCTTCTTGCATGTAGAGAAAGCTCTGAAGGTTAGAGAAGTGCCACGGCAAACCTTCCCCAATATGCAAACGTGAAATCCTGACACCACAAAAATCAGCGCCTGAGCAATTGCCCCTCCTGGCGCACTACAATCAGAGTGATACGTTATTTCAGAAGCTGTCCCTGCTTTATCCAGCAACACGGGCGGCCCCCACAAGCACCACAGCAACTGAGGCTGGTGAGTGCGACCGTAGCTGAGGTCAGTGTATATCACTCTTCAGCCAGAAAGCTGCAACAAGCCCAAGTCACTGCCTTGTGGCAGAGTTAATTATACCACACTAAATGTTCAGGTGTACAgaacccttcttttttttttttttttttttcataccccctctttttattttaatcacttagatttttaaaagacaaaaggaaGGCACCATGTGGAAACATCACTATGGAAACATCACGGGCTTACTTGTACTTGCTTGCCAAGCAACTACCTAACTGAAGTTTTACATCCTATTGGATCACTGTTGGCCATCTGCTCTCCTTCAAACTTCTCTGAATTCCATATTTCcctgaaaagttcatttttagcaaggagggaggaggaggcaaAGGGAGAATCCAGCATTCTTGGCTAGCACAGAGCTATTGTGAAAGAGGAAGATAAGCTCACTTTGGGACAGCCCCTTAAAAAGACAAAGATCCATGTTTTGCAAAGTAATTTCATAGAAAATACCCCATTTCTAGATGCAGTTTAATGATAAGAGTATATATTGGCAGCCACAAGGCAAAGCAAATAAACAGCTGGTTCTAGTACTCTCACACTAATTgtcttcctctccccttctctcaTTTAGCgtcaaatgtattttcttctaaaatgtaaCAGTTACTGCCTACACTGGAGTTGTTGGCTGCAGGCTTCCCAGCCTCGCtccaaataaaacacagaaatagatTTCCTGCCAAGCACCAGGGAAGTTTGAAgactttagtttttaaaaatgtaatctttttATCAGTGCCCTAAGCCTGCCAAAGGTAATTATGGGCCATGGCACATTTACATTAATGCACAGGACCTACAGACATTTCAAAAGCTTAATGGAGAAACTCCATAAATGCACatatcaaaaaataaattaactaaaCTGTCATGTAAAGATATCACTTAATTTTGCAGAGCGGAAGGTGCTCTTAATGGGAATGGAATGGATCAGTGAGCATTTCAAAACCCAAAGCTGTAATTTAAATTCAGGCTCTCCTCGTGTGCAAGTCACAAGACGTATTTATTATAGCCTTGGATTGTCAATTGTAATCGGTTTAGCAGAGACAAAGCCGTGTTGTTTTGCTTCTTTGCCCTCCTAGCTGGTTCAATATATTTTGATGTCAGACTATTGACAACCAAACCAAAGGCTGAATTAAAATCATGTTTGCCTGTGATGAACTGGCAAAAATGCAGTCCAAGGTAAATGTAACGCTGAAGCCTACCTATTTATTTATCAAGCggcaagagaaaaatggtgaTGCGAAGCATTTAAACCTCTTTAAATAAGCCAGTTAAATATACTTACTGCTGCTCCTGAGGCCTGCTATATGAAAACCTAGACACAACTAGATCAAAGTAAAAGCACTCTGAAAAAGAATAGCATCATTTATAAGCTGCTACTTTGAGCTTTCCAGGTAGCAGTAACAATTAAAGCTGTTGCTCTTGACGCTCTTCTAGGGCTATAGCCAAAGACTGTGAATTAGGTCCCCAGCAAGCAGACAGCAGCACTTCTTCCAGGCTGTGCAACCCCTCAGCTCTTGATTCCTGGGGTGCTTCCGAGTGGTTTGCAGCAGGATTTTATTTGGTAGCGGCAATTACAAACCAAGCCTGTGCTACCACAACCATGAGCAACTGTCTCCTCACTGAACAGGCGTTGCGAGAATGGTTCCATTCTCTTTCTGACATCCTTCTTTCTGTATTCTCCAACTCTCTTTCTTGTTACCTTCATTTTCTGATCTGGAGCACTGAAACTGGTCAGCTCATAGGGCTGTAACTGTCACGGCTGCCTTCTGGCCCTCCCGAGCTCAGCTACGGAGACATTTCTCTGAGCCTGAACCTAGAGCCTCCTGCCCAGGATCTCCATAGTTCCTCGTGCAGCACTCACATTTGTGAGTCCGACTCTAAACAACAGCAACGATGCTCATGGttaggagcagcagcccaggcacacCTCTGAGGGCAAGCGAAGGCCAACAGCAGGGCGGGAGGACAGCACAGTACTGCCTGCGGGGGGAGAGCAGGGGGCAGCCACTCCTGTGCCAGTTGTTGAGATGTCATGCCATGGCTCTGATGAGCGGCTTGTCTCCAAGCACGAGTTAATTTCCCCCTTGTATAAAAATACAGGCAGGTGCAGAGGTATTGTTCTTAAGTAATAGAATTTTAAGGAGAATGggctacatttttgcttttaacatCTTTTAACAGCTTGTTCCCCAAACTAGTTGttatactgaaaacaaacaaacaaaaaccccaccaaaaccccacaCATCCAAATGTGCCTCTTAATACTagactgggtttttttgctcaCACATTACACTAAAGCATCTTTTATAACCTTTCTGTAATAGCATATTTTTTAGCTTGCTATGCTATTCCTCTTTCATACCCCTTTTCTAAGATGCACATTATTACCCCTGATCACTCTTaagagagatttttatttttgccacCCTCTCCAGTCTCTTTGGCTTTGAGCAAgacttttaaactgttttttaagtGACAAGTTACCACTGATTCCTGTTGCAAAATACTTGTTTCACTTCTGAGAACTGTAGAATTGGACAGagcctttaaaatgtattttgtcctACTCCCAGTAATCTTTCTACTTATTTACATGGCTCCTACTGTCACACTACCCAAATGCTAACAACATGCTTCTCTGAAAGAGGGTAGTGGGGAAAGAAATTGTTCTTATCCCCTCTGCAGAAGAACAGGTGCTGATTTAGGTCCCAGTCCAAAAAAATTTGTAGGCTCCAATTCCTCTTGCACTGATGTCAATGACAAGCTAGAAGTGTAATGTCTTTAATTTGGACTTCAGTGACTTCTTCAAGGTACAAGAAAATTATGGTCCAGTTGAGGAACTGAACGTATGCATCCATACAGATAAAGAGCTATCTTACATCACCAGCCAAATTCTGTAACCATGGGTGTGACCGTTTTTTTCCAATAAAGCCATCGCAGTAATTCAGAACAGTCTTTGCCTAAATAGCTTTTCCAGCTTAGCTGTCTGGTTTGTGAGCCCTCGGAGCTCTGAAGCTGAGGAATTCTACAAACAGAGTCATAACTTCTTTTGGTTATgaaaaggaaaagactgaaagAGTGCTGTAAGTAATGGTCGGGAGAACAGGATAGGTCACAGATGTCAGTAAAAAGAATGATGTTTCTAAACTCTGAAAATAGCTATTATGGTAAAAATGCTTCTTTCCCATGTTACTCTCTAAACAATAAGTAAATACACAAAACACAAATTCTAAGCTATTAGGAGCAATGGTGACAAAGTAATGCTTTTagtgctcttttaaaaaaacactttggaaagtatttatttgaaatatctaAAAGGCTTAATTGTATTCAGTTTTTATAGTCACAAAATTCTAACcacttttgcattaaaaaaaaaaaaaaagttagggcATTTCTTGAATTTCTGAATATCAGCCGAATAGACTATAAACAGTTTCACAAGTATCCGCTAAGAGGTATATAATCAAGATTGAACTGTACTTGTATTCTTAATTCATTAGTGGAACTGTAAGGCCCTCTTCTGGATTATAAATTACTGCATGGCCAAGCAAAGTACATGGAAATTACAAAGCCAACCGCTCTTATAAAAAGATAAGTAtctcaaatatattttcttcacaCTATTACCAATTTCATTTCCTGGTTTTCACATGCATCTGCCCATCTCAGTTACTATAATATAGTAGCCAAAACCAAATTCTATTTCTTAGCAGATTCTTAACAACAGAGCATTTCTTATACTAATATTCACAAAAGGAGTGGACAGTCTAAAGAGTTGTGGCCATTTTCTCCACAACTTTGTATGAAGATGATGTGCAGCCAAGTGATGCTTACTTACACTTACTAAGCAATAGCACACACAAACTGAGATATGTGATGCTGCACATATACCTGTCTACATATGTACATGACTTTCAGAAGTGGCCTGAAAGAGgtgcataaaaaaaccccaacaaacaaaaaaccagtcTTATCTCAGGTCTTCAAGGACTGTACAATTCCTTATATGCCTTTTGATTAAATATACACACAAGGACTGTGAAGGTCTTACAAACGTAATGTTCCAAGAGATAATACTTACTTCCCTAAGCAAACATTTACTATTGAAAAGCAAGATGCTTCTCCACGGacataaggaaagaaaatacaccaGAATGTACAGAAGGGCATCATTTTAATGGATCCAACTGGCTGTAAACAAGTGAATTTGAAccatacattttcctttttctaaaaacaGCCACTTAGTCTTCTCCTTGGTCATGTATGATAAGGAGAAATCACATACATAGAAACAAAAAGGAACAGGTAGTAAGTATCCAATTAGTAAAACCAGTACAGAACATCAGACATAGTTTAATTGGACCGTACATTTTTAAAGAGAGGGATGCTGGAGTCACCTTCATGTATCATTTTTTGGTCAGTTTCTGTCCCCCATCAGGCTAATTACGATTGTCCTTTTTTCGTACTTTTGATTTTGGTGCTGccaagaagaaacagaaagggagaaaaaacatcagAATTGCATTACAGTAATGCCAGTGGCAGCATTCTTTTAAATTAGACTGGGATCAAAATGGATCCATTAATGTGAAACTTACCATTGGGATTTTCTTGTCTGTAGAAAGCTTTTAACATTTCCACCGCTTCTTTGGCACGATAGCCAGAAACGCACTGTTCAAATTAGAATGATGGTTCATGAGCACATCTGAGAATAACACATTCCATGCTTCACAATAATGCCTTAAGTACAGAACAATTGGCAACAACTGTACTGTCAATTTGGGGGTCTGAAAATTTGAGGCTGAATACCTACTACCTTTGAAATATACTTTGTTGAGGCTTAGCAGAGTAAACAATTTCCCTAATAACTTAAAGTTAGGCAAAACAAACTTTCTTAGTAACTTACATAACATTTTAATGCAATCTCCAATTTCTTTCTTATTAATGTGTTTCCAGATTACTTCATATACCCCTCAAGCACTTAGAAATGTAAAAGAATACACCAAGGTATTTGTACCTAAGAGCCCTACCAGAAAACATTCGTCCACGCACCAATTCTTTATTCCTAGCAGTCACTTCTCAGACCTTTTCTGTCCTTCCAAAATTTTTTTCCAGGCCATGAACATTAATGACAAAACCTTTAAATGTCACTAACACTGAATGAATCTCCATCCACGCTGGAAAATAATCTATTACACCTATACATCCCACTGCAGTTGCctagagaaacaaaggaaaaatcttctcCGTTTTTCTTCTGAACATATAGAAAAATTAAATACCACATGCAAATGTCAGCAGATGAACAATCTTCCAGTACTGACTACACAAATTAATTCAGATGCTAGTCTCACAAACACCCTGACAGAAAGGTGCTTAATATGTTTACAATGGACTGTCAAACAGTGTCATCTTGCTGATAGAAATTCTTTCTGAGCCCAAAGCCTATAGTGCTTATTTACAATGCTGAAATATATTACTTGGTTTTTACATTCATTAAATCATAGATGTTGTATGGAAAAGAACTTTAAGAACCCTAATCAGTACCATTGTATAAAGCAGGATCCTCTACAACTATGTATAATGTAATAAATATAATGCTATAAATACTCTCTTTCTATATGTATGTATAGGTATACTAATATAATGCTGTAAAGGAGCTAGATTTATGTATACTACACCTCCACTGAATGCTTGTCCAGCCTTTCTTAAATGACAAAGATGGCTCATTCTCCCCAGAGACTCTGTTCTAGTCCTTCAGTAACCTTACTGTTCAGAAAGTTTCCCAATATCTACACTAAATCTCTTCTGCTACTTTTGCAGTCCACATTTATTTTGAGATTGGAACTATATGAAGTAAGTCTAAAGTAATGCATTTACCTCATATAGGGGTAGACTGGGAGCAAAAATACAATAATTTCCAGTAGTTCAGCTAAAACCCAGTAACTTAGTAAGTTTCTGTTACTTGATCTTTATTGATTATGTATTTGTACATTctgcagtttaaaataatttttacctcATCTCTTCCTGCAGTATACACTTACTGTTCTAAGTATTACACATCTTTTAGATATATTTATTCCTTACCTTGTTCCACCACTAtaattctttcctttcctctttgacacatccttttaaatattttaagattgtCATCAGGCTTTTCCtcaattgtttttttttcttttaggacttaattttttttaacattattttcttgttaaGTCAAGTTTACTTGACTTTGATCACCCTTCATCTGAGTCCTCTTATACTGGACGCATAACATTCTAAAAGCATGGTAAAAAAGCTAGGTACAAGTACCCTagctgaaaaacaaaggaaaacattttataaCTTACTTCAAATGGTTCTCCTGTGTCTACCATATCATCAGAGGAGATGCTCAAAACTGAGCCACAGCCTCCAAATCGCTCATTTTGACAGCCATATACGACCCGTGGAATTTATGTAAACAAGTTAAGGTATTACGCTAAAGTGAAAAGTGAGCAGGAAATACAGTAGCCTGATTTAAGTAGTCATTAAATTCACTAAAATGTGTTTGTACTTTTCAAACTAAATTAGTTTGTACTACAATTCTTCCCTCATAAAATCAGAGCTTACTTCTGAGTAATGCAAGATGTCCTGCTGAAGATGCACACATCCACCTTCCTCAGAAAAGGAGAAGCAAGAATCCCAAAGCAGAGGCATAAAGCCATGGTTCGCTGATTGTTACAACATTCAGAACTGAACACTGAACTGAGACTAGCTCACTTTACATAATAACATAtctctaaaatgtatttttacatccCTAAGAGAACGTGTTGTTTGTCGCAATTGTGCAATTTCCGTTTCATTCTTGAATATCTCGCCATTTAGCATGCAGCCAATGGAGGTGGGTGCAGGCTCCCAGACCAGAAGATGTTATCCCCTTTGGCTTTGCCTGACAGTATCAAGCCCTTCTCTGTGGGCTCACTGCCAGAAGAGTAACATTTTGACATATGGTTTCCCAGCATGAATAAGCATGGAAGGATACTCATCAAGCGCACGGCAGCTGCGCACATGATACAAGGCTCTACAGTTACATACAATACCGAGTGTGCAAACACTTCTGTATACTCTCTGTTGTGTTGCTTGCACCAGTCAAGGACCCGATCAATTGCCACCATCTCTGCATGTCGTGTAGCCTaggagataaaaataaacattttcttaaagttTGCACTGATTCACAGTGATGtcataaaattattctttcaagtCAAAGGCATGATGGCCTGACATCTAACTTATTaataatgcaattattttcacttctgttcaAGAAGTAATCTAATGCTTTCTTGAGAAGTCTCTTTTTAGTACACCTCTTTGCTGGTTCAAGTTGCAGAAGAAATTTCATGCAGCCCAAACTgcaaaagaaatagcaaagaaCACATTCAACATCCATCTCATATGCAGCatacacaaaaccaacaaacacaaacCAGTTTTTCTTCTACCTGTTCCTAGGCAGGAGTCTGCTCAGAAGTCTCCCCTCTCTGTCATGCCAGCATAGCAAGAGAAGGCATGAAAGCTCTGCTTGAGGCTTAAGGGATGCACAAAGCTGACTTAAAACAACTGATCTAGCCCACTGTGCTTCCAAGAGCAAGAATGAAGGCTGAGTTACTTTCTCTGGAATTATTAAGAAACCGCTCCTAGTAGTACCTTTTCCTCCCTCTGACAATGTTACCATGCCTGCATGGCACGAATACATTGTGAATAAGCAATAATTTCAGTATGTTTCTGGAACTGCTTGGCCTAACTGTGTAAACACAGTATTTTTGGTTTGCATCAGGCTTAATGCTGCCTGGGAATACGTACATATACATTAAGCCCCTCAAGTAATAGGCAGGAATTGCAGCATATGCCTGATTACAAACAGACAGAAtattgatttctctttttttaatcccAGACAACCGAATGATGAGTATCTCATAGGTTACAGCAACAGGTGTGGCACAAAAACCTGAACAGAAGTGTGACTTTAATTGCAGAGTCAAAACAATCAATAACGTCCCAGGGTTGCTCTGGAATGTCTGCAGCAGTGTGTTTTGCCAATCAAATGTCACAGCAAAATATCACAAAGTACTAGTTATGAAAGGACTCTCCAGTTACAAAGCCCAATTCTTATTTAAATTAAGGCTGTtagtattttccttctttttaatctATTCTGGAAATAAAGactattctggaaaaaaagactTGACACAGGCATTAGACTAAGACTTAATCAATCCAAATTATACTTGTACCTCCACTACATATGTCTTTATGTGACCTTAAGATAACTTCCTCTCAATACATGAACCTGGCTTAATGTTTTTGTACTGTGAAGATCTGTGGTAATAGTGGTGAGATGCTCTACAATATATGCTAAAGGACTCATGTATAAGTAACTTAGTGGCAAgtttaattctgtttaaaaatattttaacacttcTACAGAGATCTGCATTGCCTACATTAGCTAACAGCACAGTGCAAGATGAGTTTAGCTGTAGAGCAAAATAGTGCTGAGGACTACACACCAATTCAGGGGAGTTCACGCTGGCCAAGCTCCAGCTTAGGCCACAGGACAGTATATTGCCAGCAATAACTGGAGTGTATTAGGTATGCTTGCTGAGTACATCTTTCTGGACTCATCTGAGTGCAGTATAGTTTCAACTGAAAGGAAGACACTTTGCCATCTCTGAGACACAAACCAAAGCATGGTAAGCAGTCACAATCAAGAAATTGATGCCATGAGCGCACTTGGGATCTGAACTAACATAATAATGAACACCCACACAGAATAAAACATGGATCTGAATCAACTTGCAGACATGATTCCTCCAGACCTACTAGTGACATGTTGCCATGAAGGTTCCCTAGTTGAATAAATGAGATCACATCAGCTGAAGTCTCAAAGCATAACGCCCCAGCAGAATGATGCCTCAGAACAAGTACAGCTACTGTAACTCAAAAGTGTAAGTTGTGGCTATTCTAGATTTGTGCCCCTCAGATCAGAAGAGACACGAATACCATATTCGCTTTTTGACTCTTGAGCATGAATTGAAAACATAAGCAATAAGCCTTCATTACTGGAGGAAAACATGCCTCTAACCTATGACACTGCTTCATACTGAGTACATCAGTAGCTTTTAGGCCTCTGCTGATCTTGGGAGTCCAAATTAAGAGCTATGCAGCTGCTCTAAGTGATACCAGCTTCTGTGGTAACAGAAGACAGCTACACCAAAGAGATTACACTAATACAGGATATTACTAGAACCCAGTGCATCCACATCTTAAGTACTACATACTGGTTTCGTCATCTCACCTCAGGAAGACATGGGAACATCAGGACAAATTCACCACAGGGTGAGAAAGCTACATTATCTAAGCTACAGAACAGGCCCTGGACAGAGACTAATTAGGCTATGGCTCTTAACTCACCAGATACAGTCATTAGTTTTCCAAGTTAAGACAACTACGGTAGATgtttataaaaattaagaaaaatgtggaaaagcaaACAGTAAATTGTGATGTATTATTTCTCATAACAAGTGGGCACCCAATGAAATTATCAGGCagcagatttaaaacaaacaaaaggaagtacTCTTTCACAAAGCACATAATTAAATtgtggaactcattgccacaggatgcTATGGAAGCCAAAAATATAAATTAGTTCAAAAAAGGTTTAGACAAATTCATGGAGGATATGTGCACAGACAGCTATCAGAGACAATGATCCAGATACAGTCTTGGGCTCTGGAAGTCCCTAAGCTACTCACTTGCAGAAGTGGAAAGGATACACAAGGCAAAGGTTTACACTACTCTCTTCTTGTTTCTTGAGCTCCTTCCTTAAGCATCTGCTAAAGGTCCCTCTTAAAGACAAGATGTGGGGGAAAAACTGACTTGCTAGGTCTGTCTTAAGACTTTATTTTGTATTGAGCTATGACTAGAGAGTCTTTTTTATTGACTTGCTGCGTGTAAAATAACATATAAAAAAGATGATTTTCATTTTGAGTCACTGACTCAGTTCAAAAGTTTCTATAAATCCCTACTGGTTTTTAACTTGCCCAATCTTATACACtattttaaagacaagaaaacaaaagcaggtaagagtagaaagaggaaaagaattgGTAAGAGTGTTAAATGGTGTTCCAAGgtaaaaatatttgaagctgACATCTGTGGGGAAAAAGCCTTGACAAAGCCTTAAAATAGTGCCCCAAACTGGGGCAAATGTTTTATAGGCAAATAAAGATACCATTACTGCCTAAAAAGCTTACCTACTAAATCTTGGTCCAGAATTAACAAGTGAGAGTAATGGGGGCCAAAGCTCAAAGTTCTATATTATCGTGTAGCTTCAT
Coding sequences within:
- the ADAT2 gene encoding tRNA-specific adenosine deaminase 2, with protein sequence MEKEEEEAAAVAWMDQALEVAKEALEKGEVPVGCLLVYDGEVIGRGRNEVNEMKDATRHAEMVAIDRVLDWCKQHNREYTEVFAHSVLYVTVEPCIMCAAAVRLMKIPRVVYGCQNERFGGCGSVLSISSDDMVDTGEPFECVSGYRAKEAVEMLKAFYRQENPNAPKSKVRKKDNRN